CTCAAACTTTCCGCCTGTAGAATCAAATCCAAATCATACTGATAGCAATCACGCTTAGAAAGACTCCGCTCCTGCCGAATCTCATAAACAGCCACTAGCTGATTTACTCGCTTTTGAAATTCATTGGACGTTTTCCAATGCTTCAAAAACTTGCGAACATCTTTTACCTTCAAAGCCAGCAAAAGCGCAGCCCAAGCCTGCTCAGAACTAGAAAATTGAAAATCTTCTTCTAAACCGTCTAGTAGTTCCTGCAAAGCTTCTGCTGAATGTTTCATATCAGGAAGAAAGTCGTAGGCAGCAGCTTTGAGCAGGCTCTCCAGACCTTTTCGCCAGAAAGGTGCCATCAAGAGCTTGTCAAACTCGATAAAAATCCGCTCTACCGATATCTTCTCCAAAAGCGGCGCGCAATCTGCCATAGCCTGAAAGGTCAACTCTTCCAAATCAAAGTCTAAACCAGCCTGAAAACGGAAGCCCCGCATGATGCGGAGAGCATCTTCATTGAAACGCTCTGAAGCCACTCCAACTGCCCGCAGAGTGCGATTTTTCATATCTGCCAAACCGTTAAAGAGGTCCACAATCTCCCCCTCTTGGTTTAAAGCAAGTGCATTGATTGTAAAATCCCTACGCTTCAGGTCTTCTTCCAAAGAGCGCACAAAAGAGACCTGACTAGGCCTGCGGTAGTCCACATAGACATCCTCAGTCCGAAAGGTCGTTATCTCGTATTCCCCCTGGCCTTCCAAGACCAGAACCGTTCCATGCTCAATGCCAACATCGACAGTCCGAGGAAAGATGGTTTTGATCTCCTCGGGATAGGCCGAGCTGGCAATGTCCACATCGTGAATCGGCCGATTCAACAGAGCATCTCGTACAGAACCGCCGACAAAATAAGCCTCAAAACCGGCCTCTTTAATCTTCTCTAATACTGGCAAAGCCTCCTGAAACTCAGAAGGCATCTTCTCTAATCTCATAGTAAATGTTCCAATCCATAGACCAATTCAGAGCGCTTCACTACCTCTTTGATACCCAGATTTACCCCAGTCATAAAGGAAACCCGGTCATAGGAGTCATGCCGCAAAGTCAGCCCTTCTCCTTGACTACCAAAGATAACTTCCTGATGGGCCACTAAGCCCGGCAAACGCACTGAGTGAATCCGCATGCCGTCAAAGGCAGCTCCACGGGCGCCAGCCAACGATTCTTCTTCATCAGCCGCTCCCTGCTGCTTGCTCGTCCGAACTTGACTGATTAATTCAGCTGTTTTGATAGCCGTACCACTCGGTGCATCTTTTTTATTGTCATGATGCAGTTCGATAATCTCCACGTCTGGGAAATACTTGGCTGCTTGGGCTGCAAACTGCATAAGCAAAACAGCTCCCAGAGCAAAATTCGGCGCAATCAAACCGCCCAGACGCTTTTGACGAGATAATTGGGTCAAGTCTTCAATCTGCTCAGGCGTGAAACCAGTCGTTCCGACCACCGGAGCAAATCCATTCTCAAGAGCGAAGCGAGTATTTTCATAAGCCACTTTGGGAGTCGTAAAGTCAATCCAGACATCTGCCTGAAGACCAGCAAGTTCTTCTTTGGTATTGAAAACTGGAACTCCCGCTACTTCCTTTTCCTCTGTGAAAGGATCTAGCAGACCGGCCAATGCCAACTCAGGATCTTCTGTTACCATCTTATAGGCTGCTTGTCCCATCTTTCCCTTGAAACCAGCAATAATGACTTTTATACTCATCTAGAACCTCTCTCTATTCTTGACTAACCGCCCTGCAAAACTCTAGACCAGCGGAATGTAGGCCAAAGCGACACTACCCTCGCCCAAGTGAGTTCCAATTACACTACCAAAGGTAGCCAGAGGAATATCATCCGCTATGCCAGCCGCTATCAGCTGCTGGCGTAAGCTTTCCGCCTTCTCTTCAGCATTCCCATGAATCACTATGATCTGATAAGAAGCGGAGGCAGTTTTTTCCTCGACTACTTCAATCAATCTCTTAATCGCTTTCTTTTCCGTCCGAATCTTTTCAAAGACTTCGATGACCCCTGCATCGTTAAAATACAGAATCGGCTTGATACTTAGGAGATTTCCCAAAATAGCTGCGCCATTGGACAAGCGACCGCCCTTAACCAGATGATTGAGATCGTCAACCATGATAAAGGCACTGGTTCCATCGATTTGTCTCTGAATCTTGAGCAAAATCTCTTCAAAATCCTGTCCTTCCGCAGCCCAAGTTAAAGCATTTTCAACCATGAGCCCCAGCGGAGCACTGGTGATTTTTGAATCAGGAAAGGCGATTTTCAAGTCAGCAAACTCGTCCTTGAGATACTGGATATTTTGATAAAATCCTGAAATCCCACTGGATAAAAAGAGCCCCAGCACATGCGTGTAATCCTCGCTGGCAAGGCGCGTCAACGTCTCCTCCAACTCTGCCACACTAGGCTGACTTGTCTTTGGCAAATCATCTGCAGCAGCCATTTTCTCATAAAACTCACTGGCTGTCAGATTTTTTCCTTCCACATAAGTCTCTCCAGCAATCACTACTGGAATATCGAGCACAAAAAGATGGTCATTTCCACGAAGGCTATCAGGTAAAAAAGCGGACGAATCCGTTATAACCGCTAATTTCATCATTAGAACTCCAAATTAATACCTGGCAAATCTAGCGCAATCTCAGTCACTTCATAAGTCAAGCGATTGAGCATAGTCAAACAAGGACGCGCCAATTCTTCCACTTCTTCATGCTCAAACTCACTAGGTTCCTGCACCAAACGTCCTTGAATATGATTTGTCTGCGTGATCGTTCCACTAATTACAAAACGATCAAACACAATCATGAAAGTCAAAATCACAATCATGGATGTTGAATTCTTTTCTTCATTTCTTTCAATCAGCTGAAAATTCACGTCAACTTTTGTTTCAGGTGTTCCATTCTCTTTTTCCCATTCAAAATTGCGTGCATCAAAATGATACTGGCTGACAAATTCTTGTTCACGTTGTAATTCCATTACTATTCTCCTAAAAATATACGATAGTCCATTATAACATAATTTGATGTATCTTTCTAGCGATAATTGTTTTCAGGGCTCTATCCGGATAGGAAATGGTAACGGATTCTCACAAAGTCTGAAGCTGATTCTGGGCGTAATTTTTCCATACTTCCAAGTACTCACTCGTTTCACCTGTTTCTCTACGCTTAAAGAATAGATTAAATAAAAATCCAACAAAGCCTGGATAAGATTGTATTCTTACCAATTGGCAGGTCGAAGAAGTCAAAGGAATCACTTGACAATTTAAAATCGAATGCAGAAGAGAGTGTCTCGCATGTATCTCAATCAAAAAGGCTTCCTCATTGACCTCGCTTATTTCGCAAGACATTTTTATTCCTTCTTTTGTCACAATATCGTATTTTCTTCCTTCGTAGAAAAAGTCTTCTCCGCCCTCAAAGTGAATGGCTTGATTTGTTGATAAATTAGGAAGCCATTTATCCATCATTTTCAATGATTCCCAAGCAATTTTTGCATTCATATTCACAACTAACTTATCTGTATATGTTTTCATAATCTTATCCCATCTATTCAAATTATGGCAAAAAGAATCTTGATAAAGCATCAAGATTCTTTCGCATATGTTTTATTTTTCAAGTGGTTTACGCAAATATCCGAAAAGAATACCGCTGACAACTGCACCAATCAAGACATAGACAAGGTAAAGGATTGGGTTGTTTGTCAAACCGATGACGAAGATTCCTCCGTGAGGAGCCATAAGTTTGATGCCAGACAGACCAACAAGTGCACCTGTAAGAGCTGAACCGACGATAAAGCTTGGGATTGCACGGGCTGGGTCAGCAGCTCCAAATGGAATCGCACCTTCTGTGATGAAAGAAAGCCCCATAACGATATTTGTCAAACCAGAATCACGTTCTTCGGTAGTAAATTTATCTTTGAAAAGCAGAGTTGCCACGAATACTGCAAGCGGTGGAACCATTCCGGCTGCCATAACCGCTGCCATGACTGGAGAACCACCAGTTGAAACAGTGCTTGCCAGTGTACTTGTACCAAATACATAAGCTGCTTTGTTGACTGGTCCACCCATATCGACAGCCATCATACCACCGACTAAGAGACCGAGAAGAACCGCAGAGCTTCCGCTTAGACTAGCAAGGAAATCGTTGAGGGCTGTATTGATTGCTGACATAGGGATATTGACTGCCAGCATAAGGAATCCAGTCACAAGAACACCAAGAAGTGGCAAGAGCAAGATGGAACGAATACCTTCAAGTGA
Above is a window of Streptococcus cristatus ATCC 51100 DNA encoding:
- a CDS encoding DegV family protein, producing MKLAVITDSSAFLPDSLRGNDHLFVLDIPVVIAGETYVEGKNLTASEFYEKMAAADDLPKTSQPSVAELEETLTRLASEDYTHVLGLFLSSGISGFYQNIQYLKDEFADLKIAFPDSKITSAPLGLMVENALTWAAEGQDFEEILLKIQRQIDGTSAFIMVDDLNHLVKGGRLSNGAAILGNLLSIKPILYFNDAGVIEVFEKIRTEKKAIKRLIEVVEEKTASASYQIIVIHGNAEEKAESLRQQLIAAGIADDIPLATFGSVIGTHLGEGSVALAYIPLV
- a CDS encoding CCA tRNA nucleotidyltransferase, whose amino-acid sequence is MRLEKMPSEFQEALPVLEKIKEAGFEAYFVGGSVRDALLNRPIHDVDIASSAYPEEIKTIFPRTVDVGIEHGTVLVLEGQGEYEITTFRTEDVYVDYRRPSQVSFVRSLEEDLKRRDFTINALALNQEGEIVDLFNGLADMKNRTLRAVGVASERFNEDALRIMRGFRFQAGLDFDLEELTFQAMADCAPLLEKISVERIFIEFDKLLMAPFWRKGLESLLKAAAYDFLPDMKHSAEALQELLDGLEEDFQFSSSEQAWAALLLALKVKDVRKFLKHWKTSNEFQKRVNQLVAVYEIRQERSLSKRDCYQYDLDLILQAESLRQAAGLPVEFEAIEVTHAALTIHDKHEIVMTGSHLIRDYGFKPGPELGKILNKIEWAIVDGELANSKEEIMNFIKEQVG
- a CDS encoding DUF1149 family protein, with amino-acid sequence MELQREQEFVSQYHFDARNFEWEKENGTPETKVDVNFQLIERNEEKNSTSMIVILTFMIVFDRFVISGTITQTNHIQGRLVQEPSEFEHEEVEELARPCLTMLNRLTYEVTEIALDLPGINLEF
- the dapB gene encoding 4-hydroxy-tetrahydrodipicolinate reductase; the protein is MSIKVIIAGFKGKMGQAAYKMVTEDPELALAGLLDPFTEEKEVAGVPVFNTKEELAGLQADVWIDFTTPKVAYENTRFALENGFAPVVGTTGFTPEQIEDLTQLSRQKRLGGLIAPNFALGAVLLMQFAAQAAKYFPDVEIIELHHDNKKDAPSGTAIKTAELISQVRTSKQQGAADEEESLAGARGAAFDGMRIHSVRLPGLVAHQEVIFGSQGEGLTLRHDSYDRVSFMTGVNLGIKEVVKRSELVYGLEHLL